One genomic segment of Devosia sp. includes these proteins:
- a CDS encoding ParB/RepB/Spo0J family partition protein codes for MTDKPTRLGRGLAALIGDMAAMEGARVTESGASGKRLPVDFIIANRANPRRTFDADQLEELTNSIREKGVMSPLLVRPTDDPNIFELIAGERRWRAAQKAGLHDVPVIVRDVDDKEALELAIIENVQRADLNPLEEALGYGQLIEQFDYTQQDLAQVIGKSRSHVANTLRLLKLPEDVRGMVASGTLTAGHARTLITVEDPAGLARQIVDRGLSVREAEALSQQRDVPKRRPASEPASRDADTLALERRLADALGLTVSLNYGDRGGKLEIRYKTLEQLDDLCQRLTGRPN; via the coding sequence ATGACCGACAAACCAACGCGATTGGGACGGGGCCTTGCGGCGCTGATCGGCGACATGGCGGCCATGGAGGGCGCTCGCGTCACCGAATCGGGGGCCAGCGGCAAGCGGCTGCCGGTCGATTTCATCATCGCCAACCGGGCCAACCCGCGCCGGACCTTTGATGCCGACCAGCTCGAAGAGCTGACCAATTCGATCCGCGAAAAGGGCGTCATGTCGCCGCTGTTGGTGCGGCCGACTGACGACCCCAATATCTTCGAGCTTATCGCCGGAGAGCGGCGCTGGCGGGCTGCGCAGAAGGCGGGCCTGCATGATGTGCCGGTCATCGTGCGCGATGTCGATGACAAGGAAGCGCTCGAGCTCGCGATTATCGAGAACGTGCAGCGCGCCGATCTCAATCCGCTCGAAGAGGCGCTTGGCTATGGTCAGCTGATCGAGCAGTTCGATTATACCCAGCAGGACCTGGCGCAGGTCATCGGCAAGAGCCGTTCGCATGTCGCCAATACCTTGCGCCTGTTGAAACTGCCGGAAGACGTGCGCGGCATGGTAGCTAGCGGTACCCTGACCGCCGGCCATGCCCGCACCCTGATTACCGTCGAGGACCCTGCGGGTCTGGCGCGGCAGATTGTCGATCGCGGCCTTTCGGTGCGCGAAGCCGAGGCCCTGAGCCAGCAGCGCGACGTGCCGAAGCGCCGCCCGGCTTCCGAACCGGCAAGCCGGGATGCCGATACACTGGCGCTGGAGCGGCGGCTTGCCGACGCCCTGGGCCTCACCGTGTCGCTCAACTATGGCGACCGCGGCGGCAAGCTCGAAATCCGCTACAAGACCCTCGAACAGCTGGATGATCTGTGCCAGCGGCTGACCGGTCGGCCGAACTAA